The segment ggagggctacaaagatgatcagagggctggagcacctcccatacgaggacaggctgagagagttggggttgttcagcctggagaagagaaggctccgaggagaccttatagcgaccttccagtacctgaaggggctacgagaaagatggggaggggctgttcataaaggcttgcgGTGATAGGACAGGGGTCActgtgtataaactggagaggggcagatttagaccagacataaggaggaatttctttatgataaaggtggtgagacactggcacaggttgcccagggaagctgtggctgccccatccctggaggtgttcaaggccaggttggatggggccttgggcagcctgatccagtgggaggtgtccctgcctatgtcGGGGGGTTTGGgactggttgatctttaaggtcccttccaaccctaactattctttgattccatgattatttgccagcatttttggtCTCAGCAGCATGGAAATAGAGGTTCAGTCGTTTTCCACTGGGGTGGATTCAAAAGGCTTGAGCTCGGAGCATATCGGTGCCGTGCAAGATTCCTGCCGTTTCATCGCAGGGGGTCGAATGGACCTTATTTCCCGGCGTTTTGGTGCTTGTGCCCCATCCATCCCTCGCGGGGTCCCGCACCGCCACGTGGCGCCGGGGGGCGGCGATGCCGCGGCTGCTCCTCCCCGCGGCCCCTCCACGTTAGCAAGTTCGCCGCCGCGGGAGGAGCGGGGAAAAGGAagcgggagggagggaaggaagggggcaTCATTCCCCTGGCTGCTCGATGCGGGGCGCGGGGTGCggggcgctgctgctgctgccggcgctgctgcagggctgggccGCCTGCCAGGCGCCGCCCGTGCCCGCCGAGGGCGAGGGGCTGCGGCTGGAGCGGCGCTTCGTGCCCGACAGCTGCCCGCGGGCCGTGCGGCCGGGGGACTTCGTGCGCTACCACTACCTCGGAGCCTTCCCCGACGGCACACGCTTCGACTCCAGGTCTGACTTGGCGTGCagccttccccccctccccccccccggctcgGAATCGTGGGTGCAACCCCTCCCGCCCTGGTCCATGGGTGCAGCTTTCCCTCTGGTTCATAGGTGCAGCCTCCCCGTTTTTAtggctgcagcccctcctcTGCTTCATGGGTGCaggcccccccctcccccgctcCTCCCCGGTTTTATGGGtgcatccctcctcctcctggtcCATCGGTGCAGCCTCCCTGATTTTATGGGTGCATGCCACCCCTCTGGTCCATGAGTGCAGCTCCCCCCACCTCTGCTCCATGGGTGCATCCCTCTTCCCCCGGTTTTATGGGTgcatccctcctccccctgTTTTATGGGTGCATCCTCCCTGTTTTTATGCGTGCACCCCAGCTAACCCCGTTTTTATGGTTACAGCCCCCTCTCTGGTCCATGGGTGCAGACTCCCCCGGGGTTTTATGGTTGCAGCCCCCCCTCGGGTCTGTGGGTGCAGCCTTCCACCTAGTTTTATGGGTGCATCCCCCTTCCCCTTGGTCCATGGGTGTAGTCCCCCTACCCCTTGATTTTATGGGTGCAGCCCCCCCCACCTTGGTTCAAGGGTGCATCCCTCCCTCCGGATCCCAGGGTGcatcttcccctccccccacccccaagtCCTTGGATGCAGCCCCCCGACCCTGGTCCGTGGGTGCAGCCCACCACCCTGGGTCAATGGGTGTaaccttcccccctctcccccctcgGTTTTATGGGTGCAGCTCCCTCGGCTTCATGGTTTTAGCACCCCTCAGGCTTATAGTTACAGCCCCCTTGGGGTTTGGGTGATGTGAGAGTGTGCTttgaggagagaaggggagcGGGAGGTGCTGTTCCCCGTGGGAGTGTGTTTTTGTGGGTATTTAGAGATGGTGGCTATTGAGGTTCTGTTCAGGTCCTGCTGCTCCGCCTGTCTGCATCACGCTATGGTGCGTGTGCCCAATTGGGGTGGCCATTTGGAAGCAGGTCAGTGACAAGCTGGGCAGTGCTGTACAAGAGAGAGCACGGGGGGTCCAGGCCACTATGGGAAGATGTGGATCTTTATCGGGGAtcttttatcagggagtgcggtgatgggacaagaggtaacggtttgaagctggaagaagggagatttagattagatattaagaagaaattttttactgtgagggtggcgaggcactggaagaggttgcccagaggagtcatGGTTGcccccatccgtggaggtgtaCAAGATCagcttggatgaggctatgagcagTCTGACTGAGTGGAAGGTGTCCTGGCCCATGGCAGGAgcttggagctggatgatctttaaggtcccttctaacccaaaccgtTCAATGATTCGATGTCTTTGAAACAGGAAAGGGTCTGGGACTGAGGGACTGGGGGCAAGAGCTCTGCAGGGGCTGGGTCTGCTTCACAGCAGTTTGTGCCCTGATTAATATGCACCGTGTTCTTCCATCTGGTCCTCTTAAGGTGTCGACCAGGAGTTTTCTGCTCCAAGAGACAGGAAGGCCCGAAGGATATTAGGTTAGCCTAGTAATGGGAGCATGTATGATGTTGCAGTCACTCACAGTATTTGGTGATTTCCAGCCTGTTTCTTCCTGTATGCTTCAgatgtcttctccaggcttagACCTCCTagaatgcaaatatttctgaatcaTTATATTCACCAGAAATACAAGAATTAACAGGCTATGCTTACAGAGACATTTTTGGATAAGTTACCCTTGAATAGATGTGACCTGTGTACAGTCAAGCGTCTGGCCACTTTCCTGCTGTTATTTTGGGATCAGGAAGCCTAAATAGTGGGATCAAGGGATTGTAAAGGTTGCTACTGGTGccttatatttgttttttctttcttcgtTCATTGCCACTGAGCAAAATATTGTTcggaaagaaaaagcagaatgtaTTGTCAGTAATCCTGGTAATCTTCCTTGTGCTTCAAGGAAAATCTGCAGCCTAAGGAAACTAATTGTCCTTTTAAAGTAAGCAAGTAAGCTCAGCTCTTCCTCTGGAGCTGACTGTTGGTGGTGCCACTTCACCAGCACTTCTGGCACTTCAGCTGACATCGGTGCAGTTCCAGTGAAAAAGCACTGCAAGGACAGGGAATTAATTGGCAATGGATAGTCTCGGAAAATAAGTCTTCACTGGAGATGTGAGGACactggaagaaaggcagcatcCTCACCGCTAATTTTACAAATATGCAATGATTGGAAAACCAGCCATATGTTCAGAAATGTGTTTCAGATTTCTGCAGATTAGATTTTTGGGGCTTGCTTGTACCCTGAGTTGTACCAGCAAATTGCTGCACTGAAGCAGAACACTTGGGAGGGGCTTCCCAGGTGTTGGCTCTGGTTTAATTCCAAGTTCTTTGCCATTTGGCTCTGGTTTAATTCCAAGTTCTTTGCCATTTGGCTCTGAATTATTTGGGGCAGGAACAggcccagagaggtggtagatgtcccatccctggaaacattcaaggtcaggttggacaagACTCTGACCAACCTGAACTatttgaagatgtctctgcccattaCAGGGAAGATGGACTAGATATCCTTCCAATGCAGactgttctatgatttcatgaaCTGTACAGTGTTtatatcaataaataaataataatgatgataatcTACTTTAACTTGAGTATTTGTATGGCTGTCTTCATTTCAAAAGATTGCAGGAAGTCAGATTTGTTCAGCTCATCTTTTTTCCTGGACGGCAGCTCATATTGACATacatttttgtcatttgctATGTTCTCTTTTTAAGATTAATGACAGTGGCCTGTCATGTTAAGACAATGGAAAAATTGAAGGCTTTTATATTCTCTAggttaaaggaagaaatattttgcagcagCTACCACGAAATCTTTAGTGTTCCCTGCAGACAAGTTAAAGACAGTCAATTTATACTAAAATTAGCCTATTAGAAAGCCCTTTTTTCTACCTGTCAGAGTTGCTacctgttttggttttttttttaagtttatggAAGTGCTTCGCAGAATCAGTTTAGTCAAACTCTACTATGAAATTGGTCTAGAAAATACTCTGGGTGTTGAATTAAGGGcagttttactttgtttcttcttcagctgctgaaaatgttcttgagctttaaaattatttttctgtattcacaAGTAGAAGGTAGCAGTACAGCTCTTCTTGTTAACAGGATGTTGACAGTCTCACTGATCATGACTGTGTCATATAAATTAACTAATGTgcctgtttgttcttttttttcccctgtcagtgtttgcatttttaattccatgaaaagatttgtatttttagGTCTGGATTTAATTGCCTAGTTGTGTGCTGTGAATTTGGTAAATTCCTCTAATGGAAACTAGTTTTGCGTAGTTTTAAGGAATCTGCAAAGTCAGTCCTGCAAAGCCGCATGATCTGTTCACTGCTTTGTTCTGTTCTCTGCTTAGCATCAATGTTTTCTTAGCAGTAGGTttatttttggcaaaaaaatcTCTCCTATTTTAAGTCTATCCTGGATGTATTGCCAAGATTCATCAACTGCTacaaaacattacttttttgGGTTTCCTAGAGCCTATTAAGTTATTAGTCTTAACACCTTAATTATGGTTTTATCTGTACAATAGAATTTGTCAGGAgctaatttaaatattttccattttgcttgGGAGTAGGAGTATTTGTGCAACCAAAAGTGAATGGTCTGTACAGAGAGTTGTCTATTTTAGGAGAAAtatttgccagaaaaaaaaattatggagtAAACAGCGAGCTCActcagtaaaatatttgagGGGTTCAAGGCTCTGGGACTGTTGGGAGGCTCAGTATGTTGTGGAAGTGATGTGTACAGTTTTAGAAGGAAAGTTTGACATCATTTCCCTAGCGATATCTAGCTACTGGCTGCTTTCCAGAATACTTTAGCAGGCGAAGAGGcacaagccttttttttaatgattttttttttttccagtgctgcctTTTGTCTGGGGTGGGGCTGGGAGCTTGCGTGGGGAAGTCTTTTCAATTAtaaaaggaatttgaaaaaGTGGAAGCAGGAAAAGCTTAAAACTAGGCACAAAGCTTTTTAAATGTATCCTGCCATGTGTTTATAGGtcacttaaaagaaattaaatatcagCAGTAATGCAGGCACAGCAAAGTGCAGTCATTGTGAGGATTTAAGGTGGTCAAACTAACCACGTAAGCTAATGTTAGTGTTCTGCTGTGGCTGTCTGTAGAAAACTTCATTATCGTTTAAGCATAATTTCTTTTACCTTTCAAATTTTCCTATATGATGAGAGTGGAAGACCATTTAGCTCGTTGTCTTGATTCTGGATCTGGCAAACTTGTTTAAAGTACGTCtctatttttttgctatttaaattGTAATGACGTGAGAGCTGGGaatctggagaagaaaataagtaaccagatggagaaaataaataaccaaCTGGCAAATATCACAGCTCTTACTCGAAAAGGcatgtttttccctttcctcttctcccacagAGAATCCCTGACGTGATATCTCGCGTCACAAAGCTTATCGATCTCATGTACGGTTTTTATGGTGTTTCTCACCAAAAGCAATATGCTGTGATCCTATGGGAGCCAGTTATCCTGTCATATCTTGTAAtagtgtttaatttttatttcttgtctgtGATTTTTCAGTGCTACTTGTAGTATTAGTGTGTAAATCAGCTACTTGTAGTTGCGGAATTCAGGTGCCCACAGTATACATAGCGTGCTGCTAGAACGTGTTTCAGATAGATGGTGAGCAGTGAACAGAAGGAGTTGGGTTGACGTCTCAGAAACATTTGGATTTGCCCCTTCTCCCGCCGCAAAGTTAGACTAACAGGACGAGTGGGAGACAAGGTACAGttaatttctcaaaaatttGTGAAAATGTGGGTAAATGAAccactaacattttttttgtctgcttttcccCCTTTAGCTATGACAGGGGATCCACATTTAACGTGTTTGTGGGAAAGGGTCAACTCATTGCTGGGATGGACAAAGCTCTGGTCGGCATGTGTGTGAATGAGCGGCGGTTTGTGAAAATTCCCCCCCAGCTCGCCTATGGAAGTGAAGGAGTCCGTAAGTACAGGAGAGCCTGTCGTGCAAGTGGTTCAGCAGAGCAGATAGaaaatggaatcatagaagGAAAGTGTAGAAATTGCAAGTATGGAGTCATAGAAGAAAAGGGTAGAAATTGCAAGTAGCGTGTCTCACAGAAGTTCTCCCCTGCTCAGGCATGTTTGTTAAGCCTATGACCTAGCTAATTGCTCCAGGCTGCCTCTGTGTGCAGAAGGAAGAGTTAGTGAAAGGAAGAGCTATTTACTGTAGAGGACCTTCAGCCAAGGAACCTTGCTAATGAAATTAACTATTTGTGTGTACCTCGCTGTTAAATAGTTATTGTGTTTTGGCGTTGCAATGCTGCACAAGGTCTGTGTCAGTGCTGAAAGTAGCTTTGCTCTACAGACTAATAGAGGCAACAAATGCTAAATCAAAATCAGTTTGCTTGATGGACAGTTTGCCCCCCTTAAGTAGCTGCAACAGTGACAAGGGGCCAGAGGGATATCAGTGTAATATGCAGTAAGATGTGTATTATGTGTTCTTTTCAGGGTATATGTGGGTTGGTTTGCTTTTTACTGGTGCCTTGtagaagaagggaaataaaacctgattgtgtgggtttggttttgcagCTGGTGTGATACCCCCCAACTCTGAGCTCCATTTCGATGTGCTCCTGATAGACCTTTGGAACTCAGAGGATGAAGTGCAGGTTCAGACTTACTTCAAACCTGAGAAATGTTCTCGGACAGTCCAGGTGTCTGACTTTATACGATATCATTATAATGGAACATTCCTAGATGGGACCCTGTTTGATTCAAGGTACATGACTGGGTTGtctttctttgtgtattttaataGATATCTGATGTCATTTACATCCATCATTTACTCTCCCTTCACTGGTATAATAATTAATGCTAATTGCccagaagcaaaaggaatgagAGCTTGATGTATCTTGATAGCATGATATAAGTGTCAGTAATTTAATCAGGGATTATGGGACAGCAGTGCTGATTCATATCGATAAACCAATACCTTATTTCTACATTGGCATTACCAGCCCAGatccctttttttattttaaattccgTTCCCTGTATCACATTTATTGCAGTCAGCTAAAAATTTCAATAACCACTGCAGCATAGCTATTGAAGTTACATACAAGCTTTATAAACTAAGCAGAATACATAATGAAATTGAGCTACTAATACTTTCATACCGAGATTGTAAATTTACAGCACGTGTAATTCATTAAATTTTGGCAGAAAATGATGCTTCAATAACAGCTGCCTTTGAGCCAGTTTTCAAAACCTCTATTAGGTTCCTGAAATAGCTAAGCACTCTGGAAAACACTCCCCAGTCAGCCCTTGGTAAATCAAGGAGCAACGTTTTTGAAGCAGCAAGCCGTGATTTATATCGTGCATGGCCTGTGGCTTTTGAAGATTAGTATTGTTCTTTCCTGTGGCTGTCTGACATTTGTTTATgagcttgtttttttgttttgtttttggtttttcttctttttagccATAATCGGATGCGAACTTATGATACCTATGTGGGAATTGGATGGCTGATTCCTGGTATGGACCAGGGTCTGTTGGGAATGTGTGTAGGCGAGAAGCGCATTATCACAATACCACCTTTCCTGGCATAcggagaagaaggagatggtaaaagttaatctttttttttaatccaagtcATCTATCTTTAAAAGGAGCGTTATGTAATTTATGGGTAGCATTATTACCACTTCAGACAGATGGAACAAAGTGATGGAAGGAGAGGTTCAAAATGTATTGTGTATGTGATTGGACCAATTAAAAAGTACAAGatgttttttaagaatttaaacAGTAAGTTGTTTAACAGCCATATTGTTGCTACAGTTGTAGTCTTTAtacactgaatttttatttcattcagagAATATAATCTGTGATTAATATTTAATGACTCCAAAAACTCAAGTCAGGTGACTGCATGATTCTTTCAACGACTGCCACAGAGAGCAAAAAACTTTtaggaaaagaaggaagttttTTAGGTacagttttgttcttgtttttgcAACCAGTGCCCTAGTGGTAGATAGGTTAATCGTCCTTTGAGACTGTGTGCAGCCTGCAGGTCATACATAGAGGTCCCCATGCTAAATGATGGGTCTGTTACGTATGTTTTGGGACTTCAAATTCTTCCTCTGGTCTGGCATTTAAGGATGTTTCTGTTATGTGCAAGGTTTCATATCCCTTCCACAACGTCATTATAGTTAACTGTGACAGCCATCTCCATGGATAACAAAATTTTATGGAGTtatgttttcagattttgcCAAGATCTTGAGCTCAGTGGTTCTCAGTCAAAGACACACACACTGTAATTTGTGTGTTGGtggaaaggtattttttcaCTGAGGTACTCCAATTCACACTTCTTCGGCTTCCATTGTGTGGTCTCCTGTTTTGATACTAACAGGATGGGAAGAGCAAATGTAGCAAATTTGTGTTCTAATGGTTATTTTATGCACTTTTATGAATTGTGTTGGAAATACTGATGGGCAGAACCAAGCAGCTCAGATACAGCTTGAGTATATTAACTTAAGATTGGTGCTCTTGAAGAGGCTGTTGTTTTCAGTGAGGCCGTGCTATCCCAATAGGAacagaattaaataattttattggaGAATTGAGTGACAAACCCacacatgaaacaaaaaatgactGTCTAGAAACAGAATatactaatttatttttgaagggGAGGTGCCTGACATTAGGCAGTATGTTACTTTTCTTCAACAAACTTGTTTAAGATCCTTCCAGAACACCTGCTGTTTCTTACCAGTATTCTGTTCTAACACTTTTGTAGGTAAGGAGATCCCTGGCCAAGCTTCCCTTGTATTTGATGTGGTTTTGTTAGATCTCCATAACCCCAAAGATGGTATTACTATTGAGAACCAGCAAGTGCCCGAATCTTGTGAGCGGAGAAGCCAAACAGGAGACTTTCTCCGATACCATTACAATGGCACACTTCTGGATGGCACATTGTTTGATTCCAGGTAACCAAACTGTTCAGTGCTACAGACCCCATTTCCAGTTTGGCTCGTTTGTCTTGTCCATAATATACCCAAATacagtgctttgcttttccttcctttctgaattttttGAGTGGAGTTGGAATCTTCCGTTAAAAAACTCACAGAAAACTTTTCACCGTGGGAAGGAAGACCGATTTTGTGTTATGACAGTGTCACAGACGCCATCTAGGGGTGGTGATCCACCTGGTGAAGCTGTGTGAACTTTAAGCACACATGCCTGAACGCTCTGCCCCGTAGAGTTTATCTGCCAAATAGGTAGTGCTACTgaagagtgaaaataaatatgatttcCTCTTATGCTCTGAGAATTGTGAGTCAGTGTGCTAGTGGCTAGTTTAAGGTTAATCTCAAGACTTGCCATTTGTACTTGAAAACAGTTTGCATTTTGAAGGCTAGTGTCTTTCAAGACTGAATTCAGCAATGGGGTTTCTGCAGTAAAGGAAAAGGGATTGCTGTTGCATTGGATTCAAAACTCTCCGGGCACATGAGTGTTGTGTACAGAATTatatgatgttttctgtttagtctaaaataaataaataggtcagattttctttcaagataTACTCTTGAAGCTTCCCATCACTTTCATTTGCTCTTTCATGGGCACTACTTCGCTTTCCCACTCCAGCATTCAGAATGGCTGGCACAAGTAGCTCAAAAAAGTTGAAAATGAGCCATTTTGAAATGCCTTACCAAATAAACTCATGGAAAAATGTTTAGTAGTACTACAGCTGCTGCAAGCTGAGGATCAAAATCGGTTTGCAAACATAAGCGGTGTGGTATGCCGTGTGTGCTACTTCCTATAAGGAGGAGTCAGGGAATTGTATGTCATATAATTGAATTGAGGTTCAGAATCAACCTTGACCTCCCCATTCAGCTTTGTGGGAGGATTGAAAGCAGGAGATTTGCATCAGCGCCATCACTGTAGGTCTTACTTTACAGCTTAAGAAAACTTGTAAATTAAGAACTTAAAGGTTATCCACTGTTCATCTATCcagaatctctttttttttgggatAAAAATGAGTATGATCTATAGTCATGAAACAATTTTTGAGAACGGCTGTAGTGCTTGTATTAAGGTTGTTGttaataaatagtaaaaaatgctttgtagACAGCATCTTCTAAATCATTCTGAAGCACTGAGAGTTGTTAAGAGAGTTTATTCGTTAGAGTATCCAGCTTTCTGCAGAATTTACAACAAAGGCCAATACCTAACAAGCATCTGTGAAGAAGTAGAGCAGCTGACGATAATTATTGACAGCCTTGGAGCtggccaggaaaaaaatcctcactaGTACAAGGAATGTGCCAAAAGTACTGTGAATGGCTGGGGttgagaaaataatattttccttcattttttaacTCTGCTCTTCAGTTGCAGAACAGCCCCTAAGCAGTTCACCCAGAGCTGTCTGGACTTAGAACAGTTGAATAAACCTGTGAATTACATCAGGGGCTGTGCTGGTCTTGCTCTTTCCCAGACTTACCTTGTAAAGGTGAATTAAAAtcttctgccttcccttcctTGGGTTGTGCCTTCACGAAACATGCCTTGGAAAAAGGCAGAAGGCAGACATATCTTTGTAATAAACATGATTTGTTGTTGTAGGCTTGTTTCATTGTGTCATTAGGTGTTGAAGCAGATCCTTCAACCTGTGTATAAGTGATTGGTGTGGTTTGGAAGGGAGAGGATAGTATtgatactgttttgttttcatgactCACCTTAATTCTCTGCATCCCAGGGGAACCTACTTATCCCATGTCCTGCTTGTAGTAGTTGAACTGCATAGCTGTGGTTGCAAAATGAGATAGCCTGAAGGGTATCTCATGAAAATGAACATGAACTATATCTAGATGATAAGCACTTATTAAAGTAGACTCGGggcagaggaaaaattaaaggagcaaactaattttttttagttacttatcaaaacatgttttcagtttggtctaaaatacataaatagGTCAGATTTTCTTTTGAGATATGGTGGAAATGCATTTACAGATAAGCTGTTTCCTTGCCGGTGTCCCAGTCCTGGTTAATAATGACACATGCATCACTGACTGATGAAACTTGGTGGCGTAGAGTCATTGAATGTCGAAATTGCGCTGTGCCTCTCAGGTGCTGGATAATTGTGTGTTTGACCTTAACTGGCTTAAGGATTGTGTTGCAGACCTATTTCAAGATTCTAATTACACCTGCCATTgctaaaaagcaaatattttccatagcTATTCACGAAATCGTACATATGACACCTATGTTGGGAAAGGTTATGTGATTGCTGGAATGGATGAAGGTTTGCTAGGTGTATGCACTggtgaaaaaagaagaataataatCCCCCCTCATCTTGGAtatggagaagaaggaagaggtgaGCTTGACTTTTCATTCCAGTCTTCCATAATAATTGATGTTTCCTTTATTGTTTAGTGCATCTGTGTGTAGTTCCGTTTATTTTTGGCATTTGAAAGGCTTATGAATTAGTCCATTGTTTTGTGGGCATGCAACCAACATGATTACACCTGGGATttgcaaaattgttttaattaactAAATAGCTAGGACAATAAGAATGCAGGACTATGTCACATGTAATTGGTGACCTGAAATTATCTGGATAATTAGTGTTTCAGGCAGACTTGGTTCTTGGTGACTTGAACTTGTTTGTATAATCAGTGTTTCAGACAGACTGGTGCTTGGATGCCAGGAGCTCTGCAGTGTGAGatcttccttcctctgtgtGTCATAACAAGCCCTGTATGCTAAAGGAATTCCTTGTATTAAGTTTCTCTCCCATTCCTTCCACAGCTACAGATTTTGTGGACTCCTAAGCCACCTCTGTAAACAGTGGATGCATAGAACAGCAAAGTATCTATGTATAACATAAAATTAAGATTCCATTGGCACAACTCATTAGTACCTAAAAAGGCTGCTGTGAGATGCTGAATATGATAACCCTTCTAGCTAATCATGGTCCTTGGCTGATGTTTCAAAAGGCACCTCCTAGGATGTTACTTGGAAAAACTGACTTAGAAGAGAAGCCTCGCTTCTGGGAATGCAAATTCTGTGCTGTTGATTAGGGAATTAGACTCCTCTACCAACAAACCCCATTCCTGGGCCTGAGCGTGTTTGTCAGTCCTGGTAATGCGACTGCACGTTGTGCTGGAAGGCTGAGGTGGAAGTTGCTTGCTATCAGGACATTTTAAGGAAACATAGCCTTTTAGACATAAGGCATTCCTCGAAGCATGATAAGTCATATGACAATTCTGATGATCAATAATAAATTGGTACACGAAACACGAATTGGTTATTTAGGGTGGTCACAGGAAACAAACGGTTATTGCTTCATTTCTGCataattttcaaattcagaataatgaaatttttttcctttgttgttgaACTGTGTTTAGTGCTTTTCCACTAGTTCTGTTTCCTATGTAGGATGCAGCTTGCATCTGTTGCACACGGAGAAGATGTAATCCTTTTAATTCTGAACAACAAGAGCAAAATGACTCAACAGCAGACACAGTGCGAATATGTGTTCCTACAGGATGCAGTATCTGGTAATCATAAGCCTGTTTGGgtaccttttctttctcttacttGGCTAATTTGCTTCCTATTTAGGAAAGATTCCAGGATCTGCAGTGCTGGTCTTTGACATCCACGTGGTTGACTTCCACAATCCCTCAGATTCAGTCAGCATTACTGTAAACTACAAACCTCCCAACTGCACCGTACTGAGTAAGAAGGGAGATTACTTGAAATATCACTACAATGCTTCGCTCCTGGATGGTACTTTGTTAGACTCAACGTAAGTATATCATGtggtaaagaaaatgaaaacatcccTAGAAGCTGTGAGAGCAGGTTGAATTACCTGCAGAGTGGGCTGGTGGGgaataaagaatttttaaagtaaaaaaaaaaagagtatttctatagaatgtatttttctttttatgtctcTGTCTAAAATatagaggaggaggaagagaaaaagacaatCTGTCATAGCAAAATTAGGAAACTGGGAACAAAGAGGATGTAGGAGTGTGCTGGAAAACAGTTCAAATGGTGTAGTGACAAAACAGGTTGTCTGCATAGCAGTCTGTTTAGATGGGCTGATTCAGGTGTCTGGGCCAATCACACTAGAACAGCACAGGGCTCTGCATGAATGAACTGTGCAATTTTATTCGATTTCTTGGATATGGTTTTCACTCTGCACTGATTTGGTCCTCCTGAGTGAGGTCTGGTAGGGTTACTCAGTGTAGTCTTGTGAAAGCTAACTTGAGTGTGATTTATAGTAAATGGTCACCATCATGTTTGTACCACATATGGGTGGCTAGTTTTCCTGTATGGTAGTGTT is part of the Cuculus canorus isolate bCucCan1 chromosome 2, bCucCan1.pri, whole genome shotgun sequence genome and harbors:
- the FKBP9 gene encoding peptidyl-prolyl cis-trans isomerase FKBP9, with amino-acid sequence MRGAGCGALLLLPALLQGWAACQAPPVPAEGEGLRLERRFVPDSCPRAVRPGDFVRYHYLGAFPDGTRFDSSYDRGSTFNVFVGKGQLIAGMDKALVGMCVNERRFVKIPPQLAYGSEGVPGVIPPNSELHFDVLLIDLWNSEDEVQVQTYFKPEKCSRTVQVSDFIRYHYNGTFLDGTLFDSSHNRMRTYDTYVGIGWLIPGMDQGLLGMCVGEKRIITIPPFLAYGEEGDGKEIPGQASLVFDVVLLDLHNPKDGITIENQQVPESCERRSQTGDFLRYHYNGTLLDGTLFDSSYSRNRTYDTYVGKGYVIAGMDEGLLGVCTGEKRRIIIPPHLGYGEEGRGKIPGSAVLVFDIHVVDFHNPSDSVSITVNYKPPNCTVLSKKGDYLKYHYNASLLDGTLLDSTHSLGKTYNIVLGSGQVVVGMDMGLQDMCVGERRTVVIPPHLGYGEDGVEGEVPGSAVLVFDIELVELVSGLPEGYMFVWNGEVSPNLFEEIDKNRDGEVLLEEFSEYIRAQVDSGKGKLAPGFDFEKIVKNMFTNQDRDGNGKVTAEEFKLKDQEAKEEHDEL